AGGAGGGCCGCATCCGGGATCAGCGGTACTATGACGGCCGCTATTGGTCCGAGATCATCATGGGTATCACGGAGAGCGAGTTCGCGGCAGGCTCAGCAAGTTGCCATACAGCCTGAAGGCTCCGAGCGCCAAAGCGCCTAGCTGCGCGTATCGCATCGGCGGAGGTCTCGCAGGAGTACTGCAGGAACTGCGCGAATATTAATAAGTGAAGTCGGATCGGACGGGAGCGTGAAGGCCTTGCTAACGCAGATCATCAGACGTCGCCGGCGCCTTCTGCTTGTCTTTGGAGTGATTGCGCTGCTCGTCCCCGCGATCATGGCGCGCATCATGGCATCGGGCGCGCCTTCAGCCAGCACCGAACCCGTGGCAGTCCAAGCCACACAACCAGGGAGCAAGCCGACGCCGACCGCATCGTCCACCACGCTCACCACGCCCCCAGCCACGACCTCCGTCACAATCGCTTTCGTTGGCGTAGGGCAGGGCGATGCGATAATCGTGTCCACATCAGATGGCCACAGCATGCTCATCGACGGCGGACCGCCGGAGTCATCAGAGAAGCTGCTGAGTGCACTTGAGCTACTCGGAATAGACCATCTTGACGTACTGGTTAGCACTCACCCTCACTCCGATCACATAGGCGGCCTTTTGGCTGTCCTCGACAAGGTCCCGAGGATCCGCATAGACCAGGTTCTTGACTCAGGAAAAGTGCACACGTCCAATACCTACGAGGCTTACCTACAGAAGATCCTTGACCGTGGGATTGCGTTCAAAATCGCCCGCGCGGGGAGCGAGTTCCAGCTTGGTCCCGCCACAATCGCAGTGCTCTGGCCGGAGACGCCTCTATGGGACGATCTGAACGATGCATCTGTGGTCCTTCGCCTTTCCTACGGCGGGTTCTCAGCCTTGTTCACCGGCGACATATCCGCCCGTGTGGAATCAGTGCTTGTGCATGCCAGGAGCCTTCCGCAGGCCACTGTTCTTAAGG
The DNA window shown above is from Clostridia bacterium and carries:
- a CDS encoding MBL fold metallo-hydrolase gives rise to the protein MLTQIIRRRRRLLLVFGVIALLVPAIMARIMASGAPSASTEPVAVQATQPGSKPTPTASSTTLTTPPATTSVTIAFVGVGQGDAIIVSTSDGHSMLIDGGPPESSEKLLSALELLGIDHLDVLVSTHPHSDHIGGLLAVLDKVPRIRIDQVLDSGKVHTSNTYEAYLQKILDRGIAFKIARAGSEFQLGPATIAVLWPETPLWDDLNDASVVLRLSYGGFSALFTGDISARVESVLVHARSLPQATVLKVAHHGSGGSTSPDLLKQVQPKLAVISVGKNSFGHPAVHVVDRLVALGCVVGRTDDGDGWTVVTDGEVWSAYPGLPGAVLRQGGMGLTVCPDPLHRFIGNRNTMVVHRASCPSVAKMNPANEAPFNDLQEALDMGYRPCEICNPR